The nucleotide sequence CAACTGAAACAGTTCCACTAATAGAAGAGCGATTGCTCCAAGTGCCGCTGCCTCTTTTCCTAACTTAGAAAATTCTACTTTTGTTTGCTTCACTTCATTCGTAAGTCCACGCTCCGAAATAGCAGTGTGTATAGCATCCATTAAGAAAGGTTTTGCGTTTGCGACTCCTCCACCAAGTACGATTCTGCTCGGGTTGACGATGTGAATCAGATTGGTTAGTCCGACTCCTACATATGTACCGACTTCATTCCATATTTGGAGCGCAAATGCGTCGCCCTCAGATGCGGCTTTGTAAACCAATTCACCTGTGATTTTATCGAGATTCCTATCTACAAGCTCTAGTATCCTACTTTTTTCCCCATTAACAAGCGCTTCTTTTACTCGTTGCTCGATAGAGGGGCCTGAAGCAAACGTTTGAAAACAGCCCGTACTTCCACATTCACATAATCGACCATGAAGATCTAAAGTCATGTGGCCAATTTCCCCGGCAATATCATACTCTCCATGGAGAAGTGTTCCATCTAAAACAATCCCTGCTCCGATACCACGACCTATATTGACCGTTACCATACTACGGGTTGGTTCCCAGCCACCGAACCACGATTCTCCAAGTGCCATTGCTCTAGCGTCGTTTTCTACCTTAACCGTTAAATCAAAGCGATCTTCTAGTACCCGTTTTATTGGAATGTTCTCTAAATGCAGGTTAGGAGCATACTTCCCGATTCCATTTTCTACGTCTACAACGCCATGCATCGCAACCCCAATCCCAATGATTTTCTCCTTAGGTTGAGATACCGCCTGTAGCATTTGTTCCACACCGTCGATTAGGACAGAAAGAAACGCTTCGTTCGATAACTCTTTCTCTAATTCTATTGAGAATTCACTTTTCTTTTCCCCAGCTAAATCTGTAAACAAAAAATCTACTGTTTTAGGGCCAGCATCCATCCCAATCACAAAAAATTCTTCATTATTAATAACGAGCATCGTCGGTTTTCTTCCACCTTGAGAGATGCCTTGGGTACTTTCCTTTACGATTCCCTGCTCAATAAGTTCTTTCACGATGGAACCTACTGTTGGTGGCGTTAAGCTCGTTTCCTTTGCGATATCGGCACGGGAAATGGAACCACTCGTCCGAATTTTATTTAATATAATCGATTTATTTAAGGATTTCATCCATTGAAAACTACCACGTTGCATCGAATCACCACCCAACTATTCCTGAAACCTATATGTATTCATAATAGCATAGCTGTTCGAATCCCTACAGAGGGAGTCTTAGTCTTATACGGTCTCGACACACAATACCATGTTCATAGATTGGCTCTGAATAGTTTCTTACAAAATAGTCTTGGTCTATAGAATCTATACGAAATCCACATTTCTGATAGAGAGCGAACGGACCAATGCTAGAATTACCAGTACAAACTTCTAACTCGCGATATCCGTTTTTCCTAGCTTCCCCTATCGCATGCATGACTAACTCCTTGCCAATCCCTTTTCCTTGCTCGCCTTCCGCTACAGCTACATTAACGATTTCTGCACGGCCTTCCCCAGTCTGCAATAAAACATATGCGCCTATTGTTACGCCATCCTTTTCTGCCACATAACAATCTCCAGCTTCTAAGTAGTTTTGAATCAAATCCACCGCTGGATCCGCTAATAAAAGCAACGACATAGGTGCTTCTTGCCTATCCTCTAATTTGCGAATGTTCATTCGGAAACTCCTCTTAACAGAAAAAGCTCCCCTTATCGGGAAGCTCCTCTTTAATAAACCCCTCTGATATGTGGGTGAATGCTTTCTTTATAAAACGCTTCTAATTGATTTAACTCTTCTTCCGAGTAGCCTTTTGTATTCAATGTTTCTAAATTATCTTCTACTTGTGCTACGGTTTTAAAGCCTGGAATCACACAAGAAATAGCGTCATGCTCCAAAATCCATTTTAGTGCAGCACGAGTCATATTCCCTCTATCTTCTGCGATCCATTCTAGCTGTTGTGCGAGTTCCACCCCTTTGTTAAACTCCACCCCAGCAAAGGTTTCACCGACATTAAAGGCATCTCCATCTTTATTAAAGTTACGATGATCATCGGATTCAAATTGATGGTTCTCTGAGAATTTTCCTGTAAGCAGCCCACTTGCTAAAGGTACACGAGCTAAAATCCCTACCCCTTTTTCTTGGGCTTGTGGAAATAGCTTTTCGATTGGTTTTTGGCGGAAGATATTAAAGATAACTTGTAACGTACTTACACCTGGATTTTCTAAGCAAAATAATCCTTCCTCCACTGTTTCTACACTAACTCCGTAATGACGAATTTTCCCAGCATGTTTCAATTCATCTAATACGTGAAACACGCTTCCATCTTGCAGAATTTCCATTGGTGGACAGTGAATTTGGTAGAGGTCTAATGTATCTCTCTCTAATCGTTTAAGCGTAGCGTCTAAATACGCTTCGACGGATTCCTTGCTATATGTTTTGGGATCATGAATATCTCCAGCACGACAAAACTTAGATGCTATGTAAATCTCGTTTTCTTTTCCTTTCGTCGCTTTGGCAAGGAGCTCTTCCGCATGGCCATCACCATATACATCGGCTGTATCAAAAAAGTTCACTCCAGCATCCATGGCTTTCTGTAATCCTTTTAGAGCTTCTTCATCACTGGAGGAGCCCCAAGAGCCACCAATTGCCCATGTGCCGAAGCTTACCTCACTTACTTTTATACCAGTACTTCCTAGTTGACGATAATTCACTATTTACTCACCAGCCTTGTCTAATATAATACAAGTATGCCATGAAGGTGTATGCGCTAACAACTTTTCTGCATAGGAAATCCCTTGTCACTAAACAAGGGATCGTAGTTTAAAATAAACTGCTCGCTTCTTTATAAGGGAGTTGGTGAGCTTCTGCAACTGCTTGATAAGTTACATATCCTCCTAGTGTGTTGATTCCTTTTAAAATAGCGGCGTTGTCTTGGCTTGCTTGAACATATCCTTTGTTGGCAATCTTCACCGCATACGGAACGGTAACATTCGTTAAGCCAATGGTAGACGTTCTTGGAACTGCTCCTGGCATGTTGGCTACCGCGTAATGAACGACCCCATGCTTCACGTAGGTTGGATCATCGTGTGTGGTAATCCGAACCGTTGTTTCAAAAATACCACCTTGGTCAATGGCAACATCTGTAATAACAGAACCGTTCTTCATCGACTGCACCATTTCCTCGGTTACAAGCTTAGGCGCCTTCGTCCCAGGAATGAGAACAGCCCCGATGACTAAATCAGATTCCTTCACTGCTTCCGCAATGTTCAAAGGATTTGACATCACGGTATGAACTTGATTGCCAAAAATATTATCTAATTCTCGTAATCTCGTTGGACTAAGATCGATGATCGTAACATCCGCCCCAAGACCTATCGCAATTTTAGCTGCATTCGTCCCAACGACTCCACCACCGATAATCGTTACTTTTCCTCTTTTCACTCCGGGAATCCCACCGAGTAGTATTCCTACGCCGCCCTTTGTTTTTTCCAAAAATTGCGCCCCTATTTGGGAGGCCATTCTACCGGCTACCTCACTCATCGGGGTAAGGAGTGGCAAACCTCCATTCGCATCTTGGATCGTTTCATAGGCAATCCCAACGACCTTAGAGTCCACTAATGCTTGTGTTAAGCCAGGTTCTGCAGCTAGATGTAAATAGGTGAATAAGATGAGTCCTTCATGAAAATAGCCATATTCCTCTGGTAGTGGCTCTTTTACCTTCATCACCATCTCTAGTGACCAAACGTCTTTTGCAGTCTCAGCAATGACGGCACCTGCTTGTTTGTATTCCTCATCTGTAAAGCCGGAGGCATCACCTGCTGCTGTTTGAACATAAACTTCATGGCCCGCCGCTTTTAGAGCATGGACTCCAGCTGGGGTAATAGCTACTCTGTTTTCATTGTTTTTTACTTCCTTTGGAATTCCGATCTTCATCCTAATCCTCCTCGAATCTATTCTTAAAGTGAAAAAATAGATTCCTTCAATGTTTCTATTAAAAGGCTTAAATCTTCTTCTGTTATAGATAACGGCGGACTTAAGGTTAAGATGTTATTGTGACCTTTTACGGTGTCGCCATTTTTTCCTATGATTAAGCCTTTTTGTTTACAAGCGGAAATGACTTTATTTAACTTATCTGGATGAGCAGGCTCTTTTGATTGCTTATCTTCTACAAGCTCAATTCCTAGCAACAATCCTTTTCCGCGGATGTCCCCTACATGAGGATGCTCAAGTAATGGCTGAACCTCCCGTAATAGGTGCTCTCCTAAAACAGCAGAGCGTTCCACGAGCTGCTCTCGTTCCATAATCTCCATGTTTTTCAAAGCAACGGCGCAAGCTGCTGGACTCCCACCAAATGTGTTTACATGTCTAAAGTGGTCATACTCCTCTGTCCCTTTAAACGCTTCAAAAACCTCTTTTCTTACAGCTGTTGCGGATAATGGCATATAGGAGCTCGTAATTCCTTTCGCCATCGTGATAATATCCGGCTTAATTCCAGCATGCATAAACCCAAACCTTTTCCCTGTTCGTCCGAAGCCACAAATTACTTCGTCGATAATGAGAAGCGCGTTATGCTCATCACAAATTTTCCGTACTTCTTGTAAATAATGATCATGTGGAACGAGTACTCCCCCACCTGTGATGATTGGCTCCATGATGACTCCAGCTATCGTTTCATCTAGCTCCCATGTCATGACGCGATCAATCTCACTAGCACTATGCGTGCAGCAGTTTCCATCTGAATCCACAGTACTTCTGTAACAATCTGGTGGTGCCACATGTAAAAAGCCTTGCCCTAAAGGCTCATATTTATATTTTCGAATCGCCTGTCCGGTAGCCGCTAAAGCTCCCAGCGTATTTCCATGGTAAGACCTGTATCTGGAAATGAATTTATACTTATCATGGTTTCCCTTTTGTCGGTGGTACTGCCTAGCAATCTTAAAAGCTGTTTCATTCGCTTCAGATCCACTGTTGGAGAAGAAAATGACGTAATCCCCACCGAGCCATTCGTTTAATTTTTCCCCTAAAGCGATGGCTGGTTCATGACTATGAGTTAACGGATAGTACGGTAGTTTGCTTAACTGCTGATAGGCAGCTTCTGCTAATTCTTTTCTCCCATACCCGACATTCACACTCCAAAGGCCCGACATTCCATCTAAGTAACGATTGCCCTCATGATCAGTAATCCAAGCACCATTTCCTTCTGACACGATCATTGTGGCACTTGGGCTAAAGGGGCGCATCCCATGCCATACATACTTTTCATCTTTTGTTTTCCACGTATCTACTGAGCTTTTCACGACCACCTATTCACTCCTCTTGAACAGACTTAAAAACGAGATGTAATCATTTTTTTACGAGTGTAGAACTCTACGCCATCTTTTCCGTTAGCATGTAAATCTCCAAAAAACGAGCTTTTTGCACCAGAGAAAGGGAAGAATGCCATCGGTGCAGGCACCCCAACGTTTACTCCGAGCATTCCTGGCTCCGCTTCTTCACGGAACGTACGAACTGCTTTCGCATCCTGTGAGTAGAGAGTTGCAGAATTTCCAAACTTAGATTGATTAACGATGTCTAAAGCTTCCTCTAAGGAATCCGCTCGTAAAATACTTAATACAGGTGCAAAAATCTCATCCTTCGCAATGGCCATATGTGGCTGAACTTGATCAAAGATAGTAGCTCCGAGAAAATAACCATCAGGATGGTCTTCTTTATCCTTGCGCCCATCTCGAATAAGTTTTGCTCCTTCCTTTAAACCGAGCTCTATATAGCGAAGTGCATTGGAACAGTTTTCTTCTCGAATAACTGGTGTAAGAAGGACCCCTTCGTCAAATCCATTTCCCATTTTGATTTGATTGACTTCGTCTACTAGTTTTTCAACGAAATCATCACCATCTCCCACTACAACAACGGCACTACATGCCATACAACGCTGTCCTGCGCTACCGAAGGAAGAGCTAATAATGTTTTGTATCGCGACCTCCTCTATCGCATCTGGCATCACGATATGGTGATTCTTCGCACCAGCAAGTGCTTGAACACGTTTGCCATTAGCAGCCGCTTCTTGATATACGTATTTCGCAACAGGCTCTGAACCAACAAAAGAAATAGCTTTTATATGTTCATGAGTCAGGAGTCCATTTACAACATCGTGAGCTCCATGCACAATGTTAAAAACACCTGCGGGTAATCCAGCTTCTGTAAACAGCTCCGCGAGTCTATTGGCCAATAAAGGCGTTCTTTCAGAAGGTTTTAAAATAAAGGTGTTTCCACAAGCAATAGCTAACGGAAACATCCAACACGGGACCATCATCGGGAAGTTAAAAGGAGATATCCCTCCAACAACGCCTAATGGGTAACGAAACATTTGCGAATCTATATCGGTTGCAATCGTTGATAAGTTATCCCCCATCATTAAGGTTGGAGCACCGGCGGCAAATTCCACACATTCAATCCCCCGTTGAACCTCTCCGTACGCTTCCTTATAGCTTTTTCCATTCTCCCTCGTAACAAGCTCTGCTAGTTCTTCATGGTGGTCCAATAAAAGCTGTTGATATCGAAAAAGGACTCTTGCTCGTTTTGGTACAGGGGTCTTACTCCAGAACTTAAATGCTTCCTTTGCTATTTCAACCGCATGATCGACATCACTAAACGATGAAATCGGTACACGGGCAATCGTTTCACCTGTTGCCGGGTTCGGCACTTCCTGGTATTGATCGGTGTTTGCATCCACCCACTTGGCATGGACATAGTTTTGTAATACGACTGTCTCTTGTTTGGTGTCCGACATAGTTCCCCTCCTAATATTTTTAATTTTCCAATTTATTATCTTCAGTATAGTCAGAGCTAGAATGGCTTGCATTAGACATAAGGTTAAACAAAGAAATATTCCGTTTTACGGATTGAGCAATTCGCTGAAACCCCTTGAAATAAAAGGATTCTAGACGTCTCAAGCTAATATAAAAGCCAATCGTCAGTTACAATACAAACGATTGGCTTTCTTTGTCTATAATTCTAATGGCTGCTTAATCGCCTCTACTTTTTCGGTTCGGTAAATATCGTTTCGACGATCGATAAGCTGAGTTACTGTACCAACCATTCGATTGCGTTGAAGCATTTCAATATCAACTTCTCCGACGGTGACTTCCTCAACGTTCACACCACTTTCGGCTATGATGCCCTTGTTCGGGAAGCTAAAATCAGACGGAGAAAAAATAGCGGATACCCCGTACTGCCTATTCAGATGATACACCTTCGGTAAATGACCAACCGTTCCAGCTAATACCGTGTACACTTGATGCTCGATCGCTCTCGCTTGTGCACAATATCGAACACGTAAGTATCCTTGCTGGTCTTCCGCTGAATATGGCGTAAATAAGATTTGGGCTCCTTGATCGACAGCTAACCGTGACAACTCGGCAAACTGAATATCATATCCGATTAAAATAGCAACCTTGCCACAATCGGTATTAAACACATTTAAGGATTTCCCCGGCTGGGTGCCCCACCATTTCTTTTCGTCCTTCGTAATATGGAGCTTATATTGTTTATCAATCGCTCCATTTCGATGAAAGAGATAGGATACACTATAAACGGAGCCATCCCTCTCTGTGAAATGGGTACCAGCCACAATGTTAATGCTATAGCGAATCGCTAAATCGGAAAACAACTCGACGAAAGCAGGCGTATATCGTGTCAGCTTCCATACTTGTTTACTCGGTACTTTTTCCTCATGCAAAGAAAGAAGCTGCAAGGTGAAGTTTTCTGGAAAGACAACGAAGTCAGATCTGATTTTAGAGCTGGAGTCCACGAAATACTCACATTGCGATTTAAAGTCTTCGAAAGATTGGATTTCCCGAAGCATGTATTGTACAGAAGAAATACGCACTGGTTTGGATCGCTTATAACGAAAGTCTTCCGCCACATCTGGCTGGTAGTCCACATTAGCCCACTCCATTAAAGTGGCATATCCTAACGAGTCCTTATCAGGCGGGAGATAATTCGGTAAGATTCTCCTCAGTTTAAATCCATTCATCGTTTGGAACGTTAAGACAGGGTCATAAATTTTTCGGCTAATGACCTGCTCCGCATATTCCTCTGGTGTCCTTTTATCAGCGTACTTATGATAATTCGGAATTCTCCCACCGAAGAGAATACTTTTTAAGTTGAACTTTTTACAAATATCTCTTCTGGCTTGATACAATCTTCTTCCGATTTTCATATGCCGATATTCGGGATGAACAACGACATCAATGCCATATAAATTCTTTCCATTTGGATTATGATTTGTAATAAAATTGTTCCCAGAAATTTGTTTCATCGTATGCTCTTCCGGATATTCATCAAAATTAATGATTAAACTGGAGCACGATCCAACGATTTTGCCATCAAACTCAATG is from Radiobacillus kanasensis and encodes:
- a CDS encoding aldo/keto reductase, with translation MNYRQLGSTGIKVSEVSFGTWAIGGSWGSSSDEEALKGLQKAMDAGVNFFDTADVYGDGHAEELLAKATKGKENEIYIASKFCRAGDIHDPKTYSKESVEAYLDATLKRLERDTLDLYQIHCPPMEILQDGSVFHVLDELKHAGKIRHYGVSVETVEEGLFCLENPGVSTLQVIFNIFRQKPIEKLFPQAQEKGVGILARVPLASGLLTGKFSENHQFESDDHRNFNKDGDAFNVGETFAGVEFNKGVELAQQLEWIAEDRGNMTRAALKWILEHDAISCVIPGFKTVAQVEDNLETLNTKGYSEEELNQLEAFYKESIHPHIRGVY
- a CDS encoding GNAT family N-acetyltransferase — protein: MLEKERNTLSEHDLSKFEHQIVVRNMTFDDIDELLALARLGFGPDIAFSREHFESHLRIFPEGQVCIEFDGKIVGSCSSLIINFDEYPEEHTMKQISGNNFITNHNPNGKNLYGIDVVVHPEYRHMKIGRRLYQARRDICKKFNLKSILFGGRIPNYHKYADKRTPEEYAEQVISRKIYDPVLTFQTMNGFKLRRILPNYLPPDKDSLGYATLMEWANVDYQPDVAEDFRYKRSKPVRISSVQYMLREIQSFEDFKSQCEYFVDSSSKIRSDFVVFPENFTLQLLSLHEEKVPSKQVWKLTRYTPAFVELFSDLAIRYSINIVAGTHFTERDGSVYSVSYLFHRNGAIDKQYKLHITKDEKKWWGTQPGKSLNVFNTDCGKVAILIGYDIQFAELSRLAVDQGAQILFTPYSAEDQQGYLRVRYCAQARAIEHQVYTVLAGTVGHLPKVYHLNRQYGVSAIFSPSDFSFPNKGIIAESGVNVEEVTVGEVDIEMLQRNRMVGTVTQLIDRRNDIYRTEKVEAIKQPLEL
- a CDS encoding GNAT family N-acetyltransferase, which produces MNIRKLEDRQEAPMSLLLLADPAVDLIQNYLEAGDCYVAEKDGVTIGAYVLLQTGEGRAEIVNVAVAEGEQGKGIGKELVMHAIGEARKNGYRELEVCTGNSSIGPFALYQKCGFRIDSIDQDYFVRNYSEPIYEHGIVCRDRIRLRLPL
- a CDS encoding ROK family transcriptional regulator, coding for MQRGSFQWMKSLNKSIILNKIRTSGSISRADIAKETSLTPPTVGSIVKELIEQGIVKESTQGISQGGRKPTMLVINNEEFFVIGMDAGPKTVDFLFTDLAGEKKSEFSIELEKELSNEAFLSVLIDGVEQMLQAVSQPKEKIIGIGVAMHGVVDVENGIGKYAPNLHLENIPIKRVLEDRFDLTVKVENDARAMALGESWFGGWEPTRSMVTVNIGRGIGAGIVLDGTLLHGEYDIAGEIGHMTLDLHGRLCECGSTGCFQTFASGPSIEQRVKEALVNGEKSRILELVDRNLDKITGELVYKAASEGDAFALQIWNEVGTYVGVGLTNLIHIVNPSRIVLGGGVANAKPFLMDAIHTAISERGLTNEVKQTKVEFSKLGKEAAALGAIALLLVELFQLK
- a CDS encoding aspartate aminotransferase family protein — its product is MVVKSSVDTWKTKDEKYVWHGMRPFSPSATMIVSEGNGAWITDHEGNRYLDGMSGLWSVNVGYGRKELAEAAYQQLSKLPYYPLTHSHEPAIALGEKLNEWLGGDYVIFFSNSGSEANETAFKIARQYHRQKGNHDKYKFISRYRSYHGNTLGALAATGQAIRKYKYEPLGQGFLHVAPPDCYRSTVDSDGNCCTHSASEIDRVMTWELDETIAGVIMEPIITGGGVLVPHDHYLQEVRKICDEHNALLIIDEVICGFGRTGKRFGFMHAGIKPDIITMAKGITSSYMPLSATAVRKEVFEAFKGTEEYDHFRHVNTFGGSPAACAVALKNMEIMEREQLVERSAVLGEHLLREVQPLLEHPHVGDIRGKGLLLGIELVEDKQSKEPAHPDKLNKVISACKQKGLIIGKNGDTVKGHNNILTLSPPLSITEEDLSLLIETLKESIFSL
- a CDS encoding CoA-acylating methylmalonate-semialdehyde dehydrogenase, which encodes MSDTKQETVVLQNYVHAKWVDANTDQYQEVPNPATGETIARVPISSFSDVDHAVEIAKEAFKFWSKTPVPKRARVLFRYQQLLLDHHEELAELVTRENGKSYKEAYGEVQRGIECVEFAAGAPTLMMGDNLSTIATDIDSQMFRYPLGVVGGISPFNFPMMVPCWMFPLAIACGNTFILKPSERTPLLANRLAELFTEAGLPAGVFNIVHGAHDVVNGLLTHEHIKAISFVGSEPVAKYVYQEAAANGKRVQALAGAKNHHIVMPDAIEEVAIQNIISSSFGSAGQRCMACSAVVVVGDGDDFVEKLVDEVNQIKMGNGFDEGVLLTPVIREENCSNALRYIELGLKEGAKLIRDGRKDKEDHPDGYFLGATIFDQVQPHMAIAKDEIFAPVLSILRADSLEEALDIVNQSKFGNSATLYSQDAKAVRTFREEAEPGMLGVNVGVPAPMAFFPFSGAKSSFFGDLHANGKDGVEFYTRKKMITSRF
- the ald gene encoding alanine dehydrogenase: MKIGIPKEVKNNENRVAITPAGVHALKAAGHEVYVQTAAGDASGFTDEEYKQAGAVIAETAKDVWSLEMVMKVKEPLPEEYGYFHEGLILFTYLHLAAEPGLTQALVDSKVVGIAYETIQDANGGLPLLTPMSEVAGRMASQIGAQFLEKTKGGVGILLGGIPGVKRGKVTIIGGGVVGTNAAKIAIGLGADVTIIDLSPTRLRELDNIFGNQVHTVMSNPLNIAEAVKESDLVIGAVLIPGTKAPKLVTEEMVQSMKNGSVITDVAIDQGGIFETTVRITTHDDPTYVKHGVVHYAVANMPGAVPRTSTIGLTNVTVPYAVKIANKGYVQASQDNAAILKGINTLGGYVTYQAVAEAHQLPYKEASSLF